Genomic DNA from Candidatus Methylacidiphilales bacterium:
CCGGCCCGGGGGGGGGGCGCGGCGGCGGCGGGGGGGGTGGTGGGGGCGGTGGCGGAGGGAGGGGATGCTGTGGCGGGTGTGTAGGTGGTGGGGTAGGGCTGGGAGGTTGCGTCGTGGGTGGGTGATGGTGAGGATGCCGGAGCGTGCGTGGGGGGGGTAGTCGAGCCAGGGGACGTGCCAGCCTTTTTCGGCGAGGGATTGGGCGAGGGGGAGGAGTAGGTTGTGGATGGTCTGGCGGATGGTGGGGATGTGGAGGTGGGTGAGGAGGTCTATGGCGGCGGCCATGCCGAGGGAGCCGCAGAGGTTGAGGGTGCCGGGTTCGTAGCGGCGGCCGTCGGTGTGGGGGTGGATGGTGGGTTGGGCGAGGAGGTGGGGAGAGTGGACGTTCCAGGAGCCGAGGAGTGGGGGTTGGCAGAGTGGGGCGGCTCGGGGGCTGGTGTAGAATAGGCCTGCGGAGAGTGGGCCGAGGAGCCATTTGTGGGAGTCGGCGGAGATGAAGTCGACGTAGGAGGCGTCGAGGGGGGCGATGCCTAGGGATTGGATGGCGTCGAGGGAGAGGAGGACGTGGGGGTGGTGTTGGCGGAGGGCTTTGCTGATGGTCTGGTAGTCGATGAGGTAGCCACTGAGGTAGTGGCAGGTGGAGAGGGCGATGAGGCGGGTGCGGGGGGTGATGGCGGAGAGGACGAGGTCGGGGGTGATTTGGCCGAGTTTTGTGGGGTGGAGGGGGATGGGACGGACGCCGCGGCGGGAGAGGTTGAGCCAGGGGTAGACGTTGGATGGGTAGTCGTGGGGGTAGTAGATGACTTCGTCTCCGGGGCGCCAGTCGAGGCCGAGGGCGATGAGGTTGAGTGTGAGGGAGGTGGGGCCTAGGAGGGAGATGTGGTTGGGGTGGGTGTGGAGGAGGTGGGCGATGGTCTGGCGGAGGTTGTGGAGGGTGTGGGGGAGGTCGTGGTCTTCTTGTTGTTGGGTGGTGGATTTTTGTATGTGGCGTCGCATGGCTTCCGCAGCTGGGGCGCAGAGGGGGGCTACGGCTGCGTGTGCTAGGAAGTTGGAGTGGGCGGTGATGGGGAAGAGGGTGTGACGGAGGGAGGGGTTGTGAAGGATGTCGCGGATGGTGTAGGGGTTAGGCGACATCGTAGTCGAGTCGGGAGTTGCTGTAGATGAGGGTTTCGCGGTTGGCGAGTTGGATGGTGGTGCGACGGCGGAGGGGGAATGGCTCGCCGGGGAGGAAGCGGCGGCCGTTGACGTTGCATAGGACGTGAGTTAGGGTGGCTGTGGCGCGTGGGGCGTATTTTTTTCCTTTGAAGTGGAAGGTGATATAGCCGTCGGCTTCGGATTCGACGGCGGAGAGTGGGATGGTGAGTTTGCTTTTTCGCTTGTATTTGGCGAGGTCGATGGTTTTTTTACCGCTGAGGATTCCGTCGATGGGGGGGGAGAATCCGAGTGTGAGGAAGAGGGGGATGAGTAGGGTGAGTAGGATGGGAAAGGGGATGAGGAGCCATGACCAGTCGCGCTTGACTGTGATGGTGCCGGTGAGCTCGACTTTTTGGTGGGTGGGGTCTTCGGGGATGATGGTGAGTTTGTAGTGGTAGGTGCCTGGGTGGCGGTAGGTGTGTTCGGTGAAGGTTTCGGTGGAGGTGCGGCCGTCGCCGAGGTCCCAGGTGAGTTTGCTGAAATCGCCCGTGATGGTGGCGCCGAATGTGAGGGTGAGGGGGGCGGTGCCTGTGGTGGTGGGGATGTGGAGTTGGGCTTGGGGTTGGATGTAGTGTTCTTCGACGGTGATGGTTTGGGTGTGGGTGGTGGTGTTGCCGTGTTCGTCTTTGGCTTGGATTGTGATTTGGTGCTCGCCTAGGGTGTCAAATTTGGTGCGGAGTTCGTTTGCGTTGCTGATGGGGGTGTTGTTGATGAGCCAGGTGATTTCTTTTAGTGGGGAGTTGGATTGTGGGGTGAAGGTGACGGGTTGGCCTCGCTGAATGCGGGGTGGGGAGTGTGTGAAGGAGACTTCGAGTGTGCCTATGGCGACTTGGATGTTTTCTTTTGTGAGGATTTCTTGGCCGGATTCTGTGTCGACGATGAGAGTGGCTGTGTAGAGGCCGGGTTGGTTGAAGAGGCGCTGGATGGTGCGTTGATCTCCGGCGGGGAGGTCGTTTATGAGCCATCGGTAGGATCGGAAGGGATGTTGGGTGGCCTCAGTGAAGGTGATGTTTGCTCCGGTAGTAGGTGTGGTGGGCTTCCAGGTGATTAGGGGGGGGGTTAGGTCTTTCATGTCGGGGTGTTGTGAGCTTTCAAGGCCTTCGTGGATGGGGAGGGAAAATTTAGATGGACCGATGAAGAAAATGTGTGCGCAGATGTTTTTGCCGTTGAGTAGTGGATATTGTTTGAGGGTTGTGTCTAGGTCTGGAAAAGGCTCTGTGGGCTCAGGGTTGGCGGTGTAGATGTAGATGTGGGTTATTTCGTTGGGTGTGGAGAGGGAGTAGTTTGTCGCGTGTTGGAGGGACTTTGCTAAGGTAGAGGTTAGATTTCCTTGGCGGGAGGAAGGTTTGCGGTTGAGAATGTTTCGAATGGTGCGCTGGGCAGCTGATGCGGCCTTCGGTTCTGAAAATATGAATTCTTCGTCGTGAAAGATTTTGTCGTCGTGACCTATGATTCTCAGGCGTGTGTTTTTGGGGAGGGATTGGATGTATTTTGCAAGGCTAATTTCAAGGGGGCGCGGTGTCTGGGGGGGATTGGTCGTTTTTGAGGATTTGGAAAGGAGGTGATAAATGGCTGGTGTGTCAAGCAAAAAAATTACATTGGAGGCGGCGGAGTGATCGATGAGGATAGTGAGGTAGCTTATCAAACTAGCAATGGCTAAAGCGATCCTTCTTGTTAGCATCCGATCGTTTGAGATTGTGTAAGGCTGGAAATCTTACTTATTCGTTTATTGCATACAAGTATTCTTTTGCGTGTAGATAGTCATTCCGGGTAGTTCATATCAAGCTTTCATGTGCTGTGCAAATTGCACGGAAAAAATCTTCAAAAAAATTATTGACAAATCTACAGAGTATAAATAAAGAAATCGGCGCAAGCAAAAAGTGCCAGACTATGAAAAATAATATCAAAAAAATTGTAAAGTTTTTGGCTTACGTATGCATCATAGCACAGCATTCTGAATTTTATGGAAATCCTCCGTGTGCGATTGGGGTAGGGATTTACACCATTAATGGTCATGTGGGAAGAGAGTTAAACGTCAACTTAAATCAATTTGTCGAGAATGGTCCTTCCTGCGGAAAGGTCGATAGTTTCCGGATTCTGGAGACACAAGGAAACATCCCTGCTGGTATCGAATTTGATTTACCTTTTATCCGAGGCATTCCGATGACTCCCACTTCTTCGTTGGCCCTACCTCGGATCCGAATACGGGCTGAGAATCGCCACGGAGGCACCACACTTGAGCTACGGTTGAACATTACATCTCCCCCCGGCGGATCTGTGGCAGCTCCTTGTTGGCGAGCAGGGGGCGTTACTCTGACTGAGAATTTGACCGTTGTTGAAGGTCAACCGATAAATATTGATCTTCGCTCGAAGCTTTTCTTAGGGGGAACTTGCGGTGAGCCTCAATCATGGGCTTTGCATTCAGGCTCGCTTCCACAGGGGCTACAGTTTGATCCAGTCCGAGCAGTGATTTCCGGGTCGGTCTCTGTCGCGACGAAGACTTCGTTTCAAATTATAGGTCGAAACGGGCAGGGGAGTGTATTTTACACCCTCAATCTGGAGGTTCAGTATGGTTTACGCGGCCCGGGGTATGTGTGTCCAAAAAGGAGCATCAATGCAGTGGGAATAACGGAAATTCTTCAGGCAACTGTTGGACGTTCATTCCGATATGATCTAAACGATGAGTTGGATCTCAGAGGCGAATGTGGGAGGGGCGTAGAATGGACTCTTCAGTCTGGTGAAATTCCTCCTGGGTTAAGTTTAGATCGGGCGAGGGGTATTCTGGAGGGAACACCTCAGCGTCATACTGAAGTTGGTAAACCTTACGATACGTTTTATATCCGAGTCAAGGGGATAAGAGGACGAGATATTCCAATGGAGGTGCGGATAAAGATTTCCCTACAGGAAGGGCCACCCTGCGTGAGGATTAACAATATACTTCAAGGAGGAAGAGTAGGTGAGGCAATAAATTTAGATCTAAACAGCTTCTTGCGTCCACCTACTGGAGCATGTGGTTCTGCGCGACTCTGGCGCCAGTATGGTGCTCTGCCGCCTGGGCTCGTTTTGAATCCTCAAACTGGGCTCATCACGGGCATACCTACGCAGGCTATCCGAGGTAGGGAAGTCACATTTGAAGCGCTCAATACACAAGGGGGTGTAAATCTAATAATTAAGTTTGATATCTCAGAAAAGGCTTCTGGGATCTGTATTAAGTCAGGAGCTCCTCTCGAGATACAACTCACAGCGGGGAAACCGATGACCCCGATCCGATTACGCGACTATTTCTTTGAAAATGACGACTGTGTATTACCAGAGATATGGAGAGTTTTAGATGGTCGATTGCCAGTTGGTTTACAGTTTGACGTTGAAAAAGGCCTTATCACTGGCGTCCCCACACAGTTAGGACAAGAAAATATGTCAATTCAGGCTCTGGCTTTATCACCTCATTCTCAACACATTGTTCTTACTTTAAAAATTAAGGTTGTAAGTGACGACTCTAGGCCTTGCTTTATTCGACCTAGC
This window encodes:
- a CDS encoding aminotransferase class V-fold PLP-dependent enzyme, translated to MSPNPYTIRDILHNPSLRHTLFPITAHSNFLAHAAVAPLCAPAAEAMRRHIQKSTTQQQEDHDLPHTLHNLRQTIAHLLHTHPNHISLLGPTSLTLNLIALGLDWRPGDEVIYYPHDYPSNVYPWLNLSRRGVRPIPLHPTKLGQITPDLVLSAITPRTRLIALSTCHYLSGYLIDYQTISKALRQHHPHVLLSLDAIQSLGIAPLDASYVDFISADSHKWLLGPLSAGLFYTSPRAAPLCQPPLLGSWNVHSPHLLAQPTIHPHTDGRRYEPGTLNLCGSLGMAAAIDLLTHLHIPTIRQTIHNLLLPLAQSLAEKGWHVPWLDYPPHARSGILTITHPRRNLPALPHHLHTRHSIPSLRHRPHHPPRRRRAPPPGR
- a CDS encoding PKD domain-containing protein — translated: MLTRRIALAIASLISYLTILIDHSAASNVIFLLDTPAIYHLLSKSSKTTNPPQTPRPLEISLAKYIQSLPKNTRLRIIGHDDKIFHDEEFIFSEPKAASAAQRTIRNILNRKPSSRQGNLTSTLAKSLQHATNYSLSTPNEITHIYIYTANPEPTEPFPDLDTTLKQYPLLNGKNICAHIFFIGPSKFSLPIHEGLESSQHPDMKDLTPPLITWKPTTPTTGANITFTEATQHPFRSYRWLINDLPAGDQRTIQRLFNQPGLYTATLIVDTESGQEILTKENIQVAIGTLEVSFTHSPPRIQRGQPVTFTPQSNSPLKEITWLINNTPISNANELRTKFDTLGEHQITIQAKDEHGNTTTHTQTITVEEHYIQPQAQLHIPTTTGTAPLTLTFGATITGDFSKLTWDLGDGRTSTETFTEHTYRHPGTYHYKLTIIPEDPTHQKVELTGTITVKRDWSWLLIPFPILLTLLIPLFLTLGFSPPIDGILSGKKTIDLAKYKRKSKLTIPLSAVESEADGYITFHFKGKKYAPRATATLTHVLCNVNGRRFLPGEPFPLRRRTTIQLANRETLIYSNSRLDYDVA